The following coding sequences are from one Vulpes vulpes isolate BD-2025 chromosome 12, VulVul3, whole genome shotgun sequence window:
- the GCSH gene encoding glycine cleavage system H protein, mitochondrial: MALLAVRGVRAAACSLRVASVSAAPGLPRPWGPRAGAVRTLRTGPALLSVRKFTDKHEWITTENGIGTVGISNFAQEALGDVVYCSLPEVGTKLNKQDEFGALESVKAASELYSPLSGEVTEINEALAENPGLVNKSCYEDGWLIKIALSNPSELDELMSEEAYEKYIKSIEE, from the exons ATGGCGCTCCTGGCGGTGCGGGGCGTGCGGGCTGCGGCGTGCAGCCTGCGGGTCGCCTCCGTGTCCGCCGCGCCGGGCCTGCCGCGGCCCTGGGGGCCGAGGGCGGGCGCCGTCCGGACGCTGCGCACGGGCCCCGCTCTGCTCTCCG TGCGTAAATTCACAGACAAACATGAATGGATAACAACAGAAAATGGTATTGGAACAGTAGGAATCAGCAATTTTGCACAG GAAGCTTTGGGAGATGTTGTTTACTGTAGTCTGCCTGAAGTTGGGACAAAACTGAACAAACAAG ATGAGTTTGGTGCTTTGGAAAGTGTGAAAGCTGCTAGTGAACTCTACTCTCCTCTATCAGGAGAAGTAACTGAAATTAATGAAGCTCTTGCAGAAAATCCAGGACTTGTCAATAAATCTTGTTATGAAGATG GTTGGCTGATCAAGATAGCACTCAGTAATCCTTCAGAACTGGATGAATTAATGAGTGAAGAAGCAtatgagaaatacataaaatctattGAGGAGTGA